In Candidatus Abyssobacteria bacterium SURF_5, one genomic interval encodes:
- a CDS encoding septal ring lytic transglycosylase RlpA family protein — MFSSSAVQQMKPIRLLFFLIFLAVLGAACARLPWVGEKAPRPGDRYYGVASWYGHEFHGRSTANGERFNMNALTAAHRTFPFGTRVRVTNLRNGRKCVVRINDRGPWIRGREIDLSYAAARDLGMLNTGLEKVLIEVLSVN; from the coding sequence ATGTTTTCCTCATCAGCCGTACAACAAATGAAACCGATACGACTTCTTTTCTTTTTGATATTTCTTGCCGTTTTGGGGGCCGCGTGCGCGCGTCTGCCGTGGGTGGGTGAAAAGGCGCCCCGCCCCGGAGATCGGTATTACGGTGTCGCCTCATGGTATGGTCACGAGTTTCATGGAAGGTCCACAGCCAACGGCGAACGCTTCAACATGAATGCCCTCACTGCCGCGCATCGCACGTTTCCGTTCGGCACACGCGTCCGCGTCACCAATCTGCGCAACGGCAGAAAATGCGTCGTCCGCATCAACGACCGCGGACCGTGGATTCGCGGCCGGGAAATTGATCTTTCCTACGCGGCTGCGCGCGATCTCGGTATGCTGAATACCGGCCTGGAAAAGGTCCTCATCGAGGTCCTTTCCGTGAATTGA
- a CDS encoding sigma-54-dependent Fis family transcriptional regulator — MEISRPKVLVVDSRSRATNDLIAFLRDCELEVLWAPDGETGFNILDSEPIDVLITELHVQRINGMRLLQVARQRNPEVCVVVITADAHVELATEAMRQGAYDFQTKPLNLSKLRVVIERGISHQRLVLQMHDLHQRIDERYGLSGIIGNTPKMVHVYNKIREIAPTRATVLITGKTGTGKALAASAIHANSPRRDSPFVKLNCAALAQSVVESELFGHERGSFTGALKTRKGRFEIADGGTIFIDEVSEISPATQVKLLRVLEERQFERLGGNETLKVDVRLIAATNKNLKELVDEGKFREDLYYRLAVVLIDIPALCERKQDIPLLVEAFLDEFNKSHSRSVKGVSRGVMDALMTYDWPGNVRELRNCIEGMVAFSRPGSVLGVSDLPHHLREQKQQMNGFSIHVGMTMQDVEKAIIEKTLQSTGYNKERTAEILQIGLRTLYRKIKEYQIN; from the coding sequence ATGGAGATTTCGCGGCCTAAGGTGCTCGTCGTCGACTCCCGCTCGCGCGCAACGAACGACTTGATCGCCTTCTTGCGCGATTGCGAGTTGGAGGTCCTCTGGGCGCCCGACGGGGAGACCGGTTTCAATATTCTCGACAGTGAGCCGATCGACGTGTTGATCACGGAGCTGCACGTGCAGCGGATCAACGGGATGCGTCTTTTGCAGGTGGCCCGGCAGCGCAACCCCGAGGTGTGCGTCGTCGTGATCACCGCCGACGCGCACGTCGAGCTGGCGACCGAGGCGATGCGGCAGGGCGCATATGATTTCCAGACCAAGCCATTGAACCTGAGCAAGTTGAGGGTGGTCATCGAACGGGGAATCTCGCATCAGAGACTGGTGCTGCAAATGCATGACCTGCACCAGCGCATCGACGAACGCTACGGATTGAGCGGCATCATCGGCAACACGCCAAAGATGGTGCACGTGTACAACAAGATCCGTGAGATCGCACCGACGCGCGCGACCGTCCTGATTACCGGGAAGACAGGCACCGGCAAGGCATTGGCGGCGAGCGCCATCCATGCGAACAGCCCGCGGCGCGACTCCCCGTTCGTCAAGCTGAATTGCGCGGCGCTGGCCCAAAGCGTCGTCGAAAGCGAGCTCTTTGGTCACGAGCGCGGCTCGTTCACCGGCGCACTCAAAACGCGCAAAGGCCGATTCGAGATCGCCGACGGCGGCACGATTTTTATCGATGAAGTCAGCGAGATATCGCCCGCCACGCAGGTGAAACTGCTCCGGGTCCTCGAGGAGCGTCAGTTCGAGCGCCTGGGAGGGAACGAGACCCTCAAGGTTGACGTCCGCCTGATTGCAGCGACAAACAAGAACCTGAAGGAATTGGTGGACGAGGGGAAATTCCGGGAAGACCTGTATTACCGCCTCGCCGTCGTCCTTATCGATATACCCGCCTTATGTGAGCGCAAACAGGATATCCCGCTGCTGGTCGAGGCGTTTCTCGATGAATTCAACAAGAGTCACAGCAGGAGCGTGAAGGGAGTCAGCCGCGGGGTGATGGATGCTCTGATGACGTACGACTGGCCCGGCAACGTGCGCGAGCTGCGCAACTGCATCGAGGGAATGGTAGCCTTCTCGCGGCCCGGCAGCGTGCTCGGCGTCTCCGACCTGCCGCACCACCTGCGCGAGCAGAAACAGCAGATGAACGGCTTCTCGATTCATGTCGGCATGACAATGCAGGACGTTGAGAAGGCGATCATTGAAAAGACCCTCCAATCGACCGGCTACAACAAAGAAAGAACGGCCGAAATCCTCCAGATCGGCCTCAGAACCCTGTATCGCAAGATCAAGGAATACCAGATCAACTGA
- a CDS encoding DUF4405 domain-containing protein: MRNLRMPDKSKINFLIDALMFLCMMAIAGLGFLMKYILPPGKERVLKYGNVELSLFGMDRHEWGAIHLYLAVSLLALLALHIVLHWKMIVNLFQKLIARAAARRVITPSFVAVSLLLLTAPFLVRPNIQPIGAAGNPGDACLVQVGGELEPCDGCGESGAGAGGRMLSGTMTLHEISQSYSMPIHFLKKSCGIPESTPNDATLAQLEQKYRLDTRKVEQIIQNYQDLSRRQGGRAAD; encoded by the coding sequence ATGAGAAACCTGAGAATGCCGGACAAGTCGAAAATCAACTTCCTGATCGACGCCCTGATGTTTCTCTGCATGATGGCCATTGCCGGGCTCGGGTTCCTGATGAAATACATCTTGCCGCCGGGAAAGGAGCGCGTACTCAAGTATGGGAACGTTGAGCTTTCGCTCTTCGGCATGGACAGACACGAATGGGGCGCTATTCACCTCTATCTTGCCGTTTCTCTCCTCGCCTTGCTGGCATTGCACATCGTTCTTCACTGGAAAATGATCGTGAATCTGTTTCAGAAGCTCATCGCGAGAGCGGCCGCGCGGCGCGTAATCACGCCTTCGTTTGTCGCGGTTTCGCTTCTTCTTCTGACCGCTCCCTTTCTCGTGAGACCGAACATACAGCCGATAGGCGCGGCCGGAAACCCGGGCGACGCCTGTCTGGTGCAAGTTGGCGGGGAACTCGAACCGTGCGACGGATGCGGGGAGAGCGGCGCAGGCGCAGGAGGCCGAATGCTGAGCGGAACAATGACGCTGCACGAGATTTCGCAGAGCTACTCCATGCCAATTCACTTTTTGAAGAAGAGCTGCGGGATTCCGGAATCAACGCCAAACGACGCGACGCTGGCGCAGCTTGAACAAAAATACCGACTCGATACCCGCAAAGTCGAACAAATCATTCAGAACTATCAGGACCTCAGCCGGCGGCAGGGCGGGCGAGCCGCCGATTGA